From the Rhodopirellula bahusiensis genome, one window contains:
- a CDS encoding SCO family protein: protein MKTFTHIALILVAGVVLGLVVRQFRNSAVRTDGPGADEVVYGNDNAVVDNATLRPEDVANDTPSKPPEDVEWLSEFELLERSGEMVSTDDLKGAPYVVSFFFSTCPSICVSQNQKLKELQDEFEGRGVRFVAISVDPETDTPEVLREYAARFGADQDQWLFLTGELNYIRRIGAEIFQQPVNKQFHTERFVLVDPDGKIEGFYNWPEKRQLEKLKESIESMLQEEASSKKS, encoded by the coding sequence ATGAAGACATTCACTCACATCGCACTGATTCTCGTCGCTGGAGTCGTCTTGGGACTGGTCGTTCGCCAGTTCCGCAATTCAGCGGTTCGAACCGACGGTCCAGGCGCGGACGAAGTGGTTTACGGAAACGACAACGCCGTGGTCGACAATGCAACGCTTCGACCGGAAGACGTTGCCAACGACACGCCCTCCAAACCACCTGAAGATGTCGAATGGCTCAGTGAGTTCGAACTGCTCGAACGCAGTGGCGAAATGGTTTCCACCGACGACTTGAAGGGTGCCCCCTACGTCGTCAGTTTTTTCTTCAGCACGTGCCCCAGCATCTGTGTCTCTCAGAACCAAAAGCTAAAAGAATTGCAGGACGAATTTGAAGGTCGTGGCGTTCGCTTTGTAGCAATCTCGGTCGACCCAGAAACGGACACGCCCGAAGTCCTTCGCGAGTACGCCGCACGGTTTGGAGCCGATCAGGACCAGTGGTTGTTCCTGACCGGTGAGTTGAATTACATCCGTCGCATCGGTGCAGAAATCTTTCAACAACCGGTCAACAAGCAATTTCACACCGAGCGGTTTGTGCTGGTGGATCCGGACGGGAAAATTGAGGGCTTCTACAACTGGCCTGAAAAACGTCAACTGGAGAAATTGAAAGAGAGCATCGAATCGATGCTCCAAGAAGAAGCCTCCTCGAAGAAGTCTTGA
- a CDS encoding c-type cytochrome — MTGPHSRLWLLAVACCLPVGIGCQDGEMEFESNRVHAMALERSRDVPTETALADVELVLAELFGTPEEPAWPADRLTGEQAELVSLQRLQQASGSVESDAANVHRGLYTEHCVICHGVSGSGTGPASMYQWPYPRDFRAGVFKWKSTQRADKPTRDDLRRLLENGVPGSPMPSFATVSPSDRETLIDYLIYLSIRGEVERQLLALAIDDLGYEETAPADDLRLRVTVSEEQDPGRNEDGELIFTDLTQSSRDEPADESPVEDQPSVPTEGELAVAEILQEVVGEWMRPQTSPVPTDLFRGEADELHASIARGSKLFGGQIANCAGCHGPAGQGGMPLNDLDDWTKEFTTRIGITPTDVDAVKPFRKAGALPPRTIQPRRLAGGVLRGGDDPETIFRRIQHGIAGTPMPGIELSESAAGGTGLTPGDVWDLVHYVQSLVHPTPKPSVSVVDDENLSAAAETGVSS, encoded by the coding sequence TTGACTGGGCCTCATTCACGTCTTTGGTTGCTGGCTGTTGCGTGCTGCCTTCCCGTGGGGATCGGCTGCCAAGACGGCGAAATGGAGTTTGAATCCAATCGCGTTCATGCGATGGCTCTGGAACGATCTCGCGACGTGCCCACCGAGACGGCGCTCGCTGATGTCGAATTGGTCCTCGCAGAGCTTTTCGGAACGCCCGAAGAACCCGCGTGGCCGGCGGATCGACTCACCGGCGAACAAGCCGAATTGGTTTCGCTGCAGCGTCTGCAACAAGCCTCCGGGTCGGTCGAGAGCGATGCAGCGAACGTGCACCGCGGGCTGTACACCGAACACTGCGTGATCTGCCACGGTGTCTCCGGCAGTGGCACCGGTCCTGCATCGATGTATCAATGGCCTTACCCACGCGATTTCCGGGCTGGCGTCTTCAAGTGGAAATCGACGCAGCGGGCAGACAAACCGACTCGCGATGATTTGCGGCGATTGCTGGAAAATGGCGTCCCGGGTTCCCCGATGCCATCGTTTGCGACCGTGTCACCGAGCGACCGCGAGACATTGATCGACTACCTGATTTACCTCTCGATTCGCGGCGAGGTCGAACGTCAACTGCTGGCCCTTGCAATCGACGATCTCGGATACGAGGAGACTGCTCCTGCGGATGACTTGCGTCTACGTGTGACGGTGAGCGAGGAACAGGATCCGGGGAGAAACGAAGATGGGGAGCTCATTTTCACTGATCTGACTCAGTCCAGCCGTGATGAACCGGCGGATGAGTCACCGGTCGAGGATCAGCCATCCGTTCCGACCGAAGGCGAACTCGCGGTTGCCGAGATCCTGCAAGAAGTTGTCGGCGAGTGGATGCGGCCCCAAACCTCCCCGGTCCCAACCGACCTTTTTCGCGGAGAAGCCGATGAGCTTCACGCATCGATCGCTCGTGGGTCCAAGCTGTTCGGCGGCCAAATCGCGAATTGTGCGGGGTGCCATGGGCCGGCAGGGCAGGGCGGCATGCCTCTGAACGACCTGGATGATTGGACCAAAGAATTCACGACTCGGATTGGTATCACGCCGACGGATGTGGACGCGGTCAAACCGTTTCGGAAAGCCGGGGCATTGCCTCCGCGGACGATTCAGCCCCGCCGATTGGCGGGCGGGGTGCTGAGAGGCGGCGACGATCCCGAGACGATTTTCCGCCGAATTCAGCATGGAATCGCGGGAACTCCAATGCCTGGGATCGAACTGAGCGAATCAGCAGCGGGCGGAACGGGACTAACCCCTGGAGACGTTTGGGACTTGGTTCATTACGTTCAGTCTTTGGTCCACCCCACCCCCAAACCGTCCGTGAGCGTGGTGGACGACGAAAATCTCTCCGCCGCCGCAGAAACAGGTGTTTCCTCATGA
- a CDS encoding zinc metallopeptidase: protein MGIYFLFVLPPFLLGLYAQWKVKSSFAAMAQVPARMSGAEAARRMLDHGGLQSVGIERIAGQLSDHYDPRSKVLRLSEDVYSGRSMAALGVACHEAGHAFQDAKHYAPLVVRNLAVPAANFGSGIGATLLMVGVLLSLPPLMWIGVILFSAVVFFQVVNLPVEFNASSRAREHLVEYGLITAQEEQYVAKVLNAAALTYVAATLQSIMTLAYYLLILTGGRRSD from the coding sequence ATGGGTATCTACTTCCTTTTCGTTTTGCCTCCGTTTCTGTTGGGCTTGTATGCTCAGTGGAAGGTGAAATCGTCGTTCGCAGCGATGGCGCAGGTGCCCGCACGCATGTCAGGCGCCGAAGCCGCCCGACGTATGCTCGACCACGGCGGTTTGCAGTCGGTTGGCATCGAACGAATCGCTGGTCAACTGTCGGACCATTATGACCCTCGATCCAAAGTGCTGCGTCTCAGTGAAGACGTCTACTCAGGGCGTTCGATGGCAGCACTTGGTGTGGCATGCCACGAGGCTGGCCATGCCTTTCAAGATGCCAAGCATTACGCTCCGTTGGTGGTTCGCAACCTGGCAGTTCCCGCCGCGAATTTCGGCAGCGGAATCGGTGCGACGTTGCTGATGGTCGGTGTGTTGTTGTCGCTTCCACCGTTGATGTGGATCGGCGTGATCCTGTTTTCGGCCGTCGTGTTTTTCCAAGTCGTCAATTTGCCGGTGGAATTCAACGCGTCCAGTCGTGCTCGAGAGCACTTGGTCGAGTATGGTTTGATCACGGCGCAGGAAGAACAATATGTTGCAAAGGTTCTGAATGCTGCCGCATTGACTTATGTTGCCGCGACATTGCAATCGATCATGACGCTGGCGTATTACCTTTTGATTCTCACCGGTGGCCGACGTAGTGATTGA
- a CDS encoding DUF420 domain-containing protein has translation MWDTLAANLPHLNAALNLIATIFLGLGLYYIKNGRAKIHKQMMLRAFGVSMLFLLCYLLHKFALYQSTGEFNRRFPKDAPDAARYTYLSILIPHILLAIAVPFLALRAIYLAKNGRIVAHKKLVRIAYPIWMYVSVTGVLVYLMLYQLYA, from the coding sequence ATGTGGGATACCCTGGCGGCCAACTTGCCGCACCTCAACGCCGCCTTGAATTTGATCGCCACAATCTTTCTCGGTCTCGGCCTGTACTACATCAAAAATGGCCGAGCCAAGATTCACAAGCAGATGATGCTGCGTGCCTTTGGCGTCAGCATGCTGTTCCTGCTGTGCTACTTGCTCCACAAATTCGCGTTGTATCAATCGACGGGTGAGTTCAATCGACGATTTCCCAAGGACGCTCCCGATGCGGCCCGCTACACCTATTTGTCGATTTTGATCCCTCACATCCTGTTGGCCATCGCGGTGCCGTTTTTGGCTCTGCGAGCAATCTACTTGGCCAAAAACGGTCGTATCGTGGCCCACAAAAAGCTGGTTCGGATCGCCTACCCGATCTGGATGTACGTGTCTGTCACGGGCGTCCTGGTCTATCTGATGCTTTATCAGTTGTACGCGTGA
- a CDS encoding ABC transporter ATP-binding protein: protein MTTTSADSSPTDALDQSASSLGDVLCDVCDLHHRYGENVAVDGIDLSVRAGEIVAVLGKNGSGKTTLFRVLSTLLPIQRGSVTVDGLNIAEQVDAVRSRIGIIFQSPSLDIKLTVDENLRCQGALYGLSGRELSNRCDALLEQFSLTDRRRDLCQTLSGGLKRRVELAKGLLHRPRVMLLDEPSTGLDPGARLSLWDALQQLANDGVAVLLTTHLMEEAAKANRVVLLDQGKKIADDAPSRLRADLGGGVLTIVPDDLASAQAILKQELNLETQIVGETLRMPCDTPEIVAKVSTVLGDAVQSISIGRPNLEDVFVARTGKQFQ, encoded by the coding sequence ATGACTACGACCTCGGCTGACTCCAGCCCCACCGACGCACTCGATCAGTCCGCGTCATCGCTGGGTGACGTCCTCTGCGACGTTTGTGACCTACATCATCGTTACGGCGAGAACGTTGCCGTCGACGGAATCGATCTCTCAGTCCGTGCCGGCGAGATCGTTGCGGTGCTGGGAAAAAACGGCAGCGGCAAGACGACTTTGTTTCGAGTCCTCAGCACCCTGCTGCCAATCCAACGTGGCAGCGTGACGGTTGATGGGCTGAACATTGCCGAACAAGTCGATGCGGTTCGCAGCCGGATCGGAATCATTTTTCAGTCGCCCAGTTTGGACATCAAACTGACGGTCGACGAAAACCTTCGCTGCCAAGGTGCGTTGTACGGACTATCAGGACGCGAACTCAGCAATCGCTGCGACGCTTTATTGGAACAGTTCTCGCTGACGGACCGGCGTCGCGATCTGTGTCAAACACTTTCCGGCGGTCTGAAGCGTCGTGTTGAACTGGCCAAAGGCTTGCTGCATCGACCGCGAGTCATGCTGTTGGACGAACCTAGCACGGGCCTCGACCCGGGAGCTCGGCTGTCGCTTTGGGATGCACTGCAGCAATTGGCCAACGACGGCGTGGCCGTGCTGCTGACGACTCACTTGATGGAAGAGGCCGCCAAGGCCAACCGAGTTGTCTTGCTGGATCAAGGAAAAAAGATCGCCGATGACGCCCCATCACGCTTGCGAGCGGACTTGGGCGGCGGCGTGCTAACGATCGTGCCAGACGACCTGGCATCCGCTCAAGCGATCTTGAAGCAGGAGCTGAATCTGGAGACACAAATCGTGGGCGAGACCCTTCGCATGCCATGCGATACACCGGAGATCGTCGCCAAGGTTTCCACCGTGCTGGGTGATGCTGTGCAATCCATCAGCATCGGACGCCCCAACTTAGAAGATGTTTTTGTCGCTCGAACGGGGAAACAATTCCAATGA
- a CDS encoding ABC transporter permease: protein MTDTGMTTSARMGAAWMLARREWTRFFRQRNRVTAAIVQPLLFWLLFGTGLRGSFESAGGESFSQFFLPGTIGLIVLFTAIFATISVIEDRREGFMQSVLVSPAGRFPVLVGKVLGGAAIAWAQALIFLLLVYLVGAASIAWTFPWLLLLLAIIAIAMCALGMIVAWPMESTQGFHAIMMLGLMPMWLLAGTFFPIPAWSVSGPVVETGAATMGDWGGWLLAGIMQLNPLSYSMLELRRLLNPTLDLSSAGFAPSSMTCWTVTVVATIVVVVIAWRLMRGSRKADTMV from the coding sequence ATGACCGACACTGGCATGACCACTTCCGCTCGCATGGGCGCCGCGTGGATGCTGGCTCGCCGCGAATGGACACGGTTCTTTCGCCAACGCAACCGCGTGACGGCTGCAATCGTGCAACCGCTGTTGTTCTGGCTGCTGTTTGGAACCGGCCTACGAGGCTCGTTTGAGTCCGCCGGCGGCGAGAGCTTTTCGCAATTCTTTCTGCCTGGCACCATCGGCCTGATCGTTCTGTTCACGGCCATCTTCGCAACGATTTCGGTGATCGAAGACCGTCGCGAAGGCTTCATGCAATCGGTGCTGGTCTCGCCCGCGGGACGTTTTCCTGTCTTGGTGGGCAAAGTGCTTGGCGGTGCGGCGATCGCGTGGGCACAGGCTTTGATTTTCCTGTTGCTGGTTTACTTGGTCGGCGCAGCTTCGATCGCCTGGACTTTCCCCTGGCTGCTGTTGCTGCTGGCGATCATCGCGATCGCCATGTGTGCTCTCGGAATGATCGTGGCTTGGCCGATGGAAAGCACACAAGGTTTCCACGCGATCATGATGCTGGGTTTGATGCCGATGTGGCTGTTGGCCGGAACGTTCTTTCCAATCCCTGCCTGGAGTGTCTCGGGACCGGTGGTCGAAACCGGTGCAGCAACGATGGGTGATTGGGGAGGCTGGTTGCTCGCGGGAATCATGCAGCTCAATCCACTCAGCTATTCGATGTTGGAACTACGTCGACTACTGAATCCCACGCTCGACCTTTCCTCGGCTGGCTTTGCTCCTTCATCGATGACTTGTTGGACAGTGACCGTGGTCGCAACAATCGTGGTCGTCGTCATCGCATGGCGGTTGATGCGAGGAAGCCGCAAGGCCGATACAATGGTTTGA
- a CDS encoding DUF2786 domain-containing protein, which produces MEFIWNDGGRSSAGFVGLAGDCVTRSIAIATGTSYRDVYQSLGKSANKTVRNGVSSSVADDYLHKNQWQRHSGDEQVFCAEHLPRGVVITHLEKRNSGRGGHFSCLIDHEIHDTWNPMDDGDYVVVNYWTHAGAQSDSTLPAVGPQRPQNNEQVLTQNAFEKILRRLRALDTTASNHASTEGEKRNALRMMQSLMLRHNLSREDITEDDNIESVSYTRMACPVNGRRACAWEKSLAAYVTEEIFPMVQWYYGRKQNRTLFWFYGPVDDVRNCILLFRELLLTIATAAHLQYGGHSRGSGASYAEGYVRGMPKQATQTPDNTPENQAFSQSALIHARTLAVQQAAVDWLKLECGVSLVMSRGNGRDQHDPDAANRGKRHGSKHDLSTVNGRKRIGHSN; this is translated from the coding sequence ATGGAATTCATCTGGAACGACGGCGGACGATCTTCAGCAGGATTCGTTGGCCTTGCTGGAGACTGCGTCACGCGTTCCATCGCAATCGCAACGGGAACTAGCTATCGCGACGTTTATCAATCATTGGGCAAGTCGGCCAACAAGACGGTTCGCAACGGAGTCAGCAGCTCGGTCGCCGACGACTACCTTCACAAGAACCAGTGGCAGCGACACTCGGGCGACGAACAAGTCTTCTGCGCAGAGCATCTGCCTCGCGGCGTCGTGATCACGCACCTCGAGAAACGCAATTCGGGACGAGGTGGTCACTTCAGTTGCTTGATCGATCACGAAATCCATGACACATGGAACCCGATGGACGATGGCGACTACGTCGTCGTGAACTACTGGACGCACGCGGGTGCACAATCGGATTCAACATTGCCCGCAGTTGGTCCACAACGCCCACAGAACAACGAGCAAGTCCTCACGCAGAACGCGTTCGAGAAGATCCTTCGTCGCCTGCGGGCTCTCGACACGACGGCGAGCAACCATGCCAGCACGGAAGGCGAGAAGCGCAACGCGTTGCGAATGATGCAGAGCCTGATGTTGCGTCACAATTTGTCTCGCGAAGACATCACCGAAGACGACAACATCGAAAGCGTTTCCTACACCCGGATGGCTTGTCCGGTGAACGGACGCCGAGCCTGCGCATGGGAAAAATCGCTTGCCGCTTATGTCACGGAAGAGATCTTTCCGATGGTGCAGTGGTACTACGGTCGCAAACAAAACCGAACGTTGTTTTGGTTCTACGGACCTGTCGACGACGTGCGAAACTGCATCCTGCTTTTTCGTGAATTGTTGCTGACCATCGCGACAGCGGCCCACCTGCAATACGGCGGACATTCGCGCGGCAGCGGAGCATCGTACGCCGAGGGCTATGTTCGCGGAATGCCCAAACAGGCCACGCAAACTCCGGACAACACGCCCGAGAACCAAGCCTTCAGCCAATCCGCATTGATTCACGCTCGAACGCTAGCCGTCCAACAAGCCGCGGTGGATTGGTTGAAACTCGAGTGCGGCGTTTCGCTGGTGATGTCGCGGGGCAACGGCCGAGACCAACACGATCCCGACGCCGCCAATCGCGGAAAGCGTCACGGCTCCAAGCACGACCTGTCCACCGTCAATGGACGCAAACGAATCGGCCACTCGAACTAG
- a CDS encoding COX15/CtaA family protein — MSDVADADRADLQIAAPWPGRLARVMVCLTWPLIWVGGLVTTYDAGMSVPDWPGTYGYNLLLYPISTWLLGPFDLFIEHGHRLLAALVGFIAIGLVIASFKTETRRWAIGLSVLVLAAVIGQGVLGGLRVTLSARTLAMIHGCVGPAFFVLCVIAACVTGRKWLAASVRQSAEGTSERTPTAFWPIALLVMAYMQLVLGAMMRHALPGFSPVGFAHIVKTHITIAFVLWLTTALAYWRMRRCGDLTLSRPAGALICFVAIQIGLGFATWIVNYGYPQMLASLSASDSYLLHSKNVLDAWIVTGHVATGSLILAVSSMLLVRLLRRRRVLSFSVSS, encoded by the coding sequence ATGAGCGACGTTGCTGACGCCGATCGAGCCGATTTGCAAATTGCTGCTCCATGGCCGGGCCGCTTGGCCCGCGTGATGGTTTGTTTGACTTGGCCGCTGATCTGGGTCGGCGGGCTGGTCACGACTTACGACGCGGGAATGTCGGTCCCGGATTGGCCGGGAACGTACGGGTACAACCTGCTTCTCTATCCAATTTCGACTTGGTTGCTCGGGCCGTTCGACCTCTTCATTGAACACGGGCACCGATTGCTGGCCGCTCTGGTTGGCTTCATCGCCATCGGGCTGGTCATTGCCTCGTTCAAGACCGAAACGCGTCGCTGGGCGATCGGGTTGTCGGTGCTGGTCCTAGCCGCTGTGATCGGGCAGGGCGTTCTCGGTGGCCTGCGAGTGACGCTGAGTGCTCGGACGCTGGCGATGATTCACGGCTGCGTCGGACCCGCATTCTTTGTGTTGTGTGTGATCGCTGCCTGCGTGACCGGTCGAAAGTGGCTGGCCGCGTCGGTGCGACAATCTGCCGAAGGAACTTCCGAGCGGACACCGACGGCGTTTTGGCCGATCGCGTTGCTGGTGATGGCCTACATGCAGTTGGTCCTAGGAGCAATGATGCGGCACGCTTTGCCAGGTTTCAGCCCGGTTGGATTCGCTCATATCGTCAAGACGCACATCACGATCGCGTTCGTTTTGTGGCTGACCACGGCACTGGCGTACTGGCGAATGCGTCGGTGCGGCGATTTGACGCTGTCGCGACCGGCGGGAGCCTTGATATGCTTTGTGGCCATTCAAATCGGCTTGGGGTTCGCGACTTGGATCGTCAACTACGGCTACCCACAGATGCTGGCGTCGCTTTCAGCTTCTGACTCGTACCTCCTGCACAGCAAGAACGTCTTGGACGCGTGGATCGTCACCGGTCACGTTGCGACGGGATCGCTGATATTGGCCGTTTCGTCAATGCTGCTGGTCCGGTTGTTACGCCGACGCCGCGTTTTATCCTTTTCTGTCTCATCCTGA
- a CDS encoding protoheme IX farnesyltransferase has translation MASDCRETLEIVTGNGLSLDGAGSLNHTGPVQSSGSLLGSGSPASGSTAVLEPSPRMKTASRPRPSTDRVSTLNDEIPVPESTTSEINANSQTSDATAEAKSDAASNSDRGVFADVIELTKPRIVTMILVTTVASALIAGSATLTLVDWLWLMIGTALIAGSAGAANQVWECKIDRNMPRTANRPVPGGRMSYAVAAALTAASGIAGGAILWLGNGMIPACVGIATWLIYVLIYTPMKTRTAWNTTVGAIAGALPVFIGYTAAGGTLTELPGWMLFGVLACWQYPHFMAIAWLYRTQYAKAGFCMTTTVEPTGRHAAWQSILGSLALATCGVVLAWFPDGQWVASAASVLATVLILAASWPLLRASLNFRANPNDTTARKMLRWSLVVLPAVLLVMTLRASL, from the coding sequence ATGGCATCTGATTGCCGCGAAACGCTCGAGATTGTCACCGGGAATGGCTTGTCCCTCGATGGTGCTGGGTCCCTCAATCACACTGGGCCCGTCCAAAGCTCGGGTTCGCTCTTAGGCTCCGGTTCGCCTGCGAGCGGGTCGACCGCCGTGCTGGAACCATCGCCGCGGATGAAAACCGCTTCCCGCCCGCGTCCCTCGACCGATCGAGTCAGCACGTTGAATGACGAAATTCCCGTGCCAGAATCCACCACGTCCGAAATCAATGCGAATTCGCAAACTTCGGATGCAACCGCCGAAGCAAAATCGGATGCGGCCTCGAACTCCGATCGCGGTGTCTTCGCCGACGTCATCGAGCTGACCAAACCTCGCATCGTCACGATGATCCTGGTCACCACCGTTGCCTCCGCATTGATCGCCGGCAGTGCGACGCTGACATTGGTCGATTGGTTGTGGCTGATGATCGGAACCGCTTTGATCGCAGGCAGTGCGGGCGCAGCCAACCAAGTTTGGGAATGCAAGATCGATCGGAACATGCCGCGGACGGCGAATCGTCCGGTCCCCGGTGGCCGAATGAGCTACGCCGTTGCAGCCGCGTTGACCGCAGCCAGCGGAATCGCGGGGGGAGCCATCCTGTGGCTGGGCAATGGAATGATCCCCGCGTGCGTCGGTATCGCGACTTGGCTGATTTACGTTTTGATCTACACGCCGATGAAAACCCGAACCGCTTGGAACACCACGGTTGGTGCAATCGCGGGTGCTCTTCCCGTGTTCATCGGTTACACCGCTGCGGGAGGAACGCTGACGGAACTTCCCGGTTGGATGCTGTTTGGTGTGCTGGCGTGTTGGCAGTACCCGCACTTCATGGCCATCGCTTGGTTGTACCGAACCCAGTACGCAAAGGCCGGTTTCTGCATGACAACAACGGTTGAACCGACGGGACGACACGCGGCTTGGCAAAGCATTCTCGGCAGCCTCGCGTTGGCGACCTGCGGCGTGGTTCTGGCTTGGTTCCCCGATGGCCAATGGGTCGCATCGGCCGCAAGCGTTCTGGCCACGGTCCTGATCCTGGCTGCGTCGTGGCCTTTACTGCGAGCCTCTCTAAACTTCCGTGCGAACCCCAACGACACCACTGCTCGCAAGATGCTGCGTTGGTCGCTGGTTGTTCTGCCCGCCGTGCTTCTGGTGATGACTCTTCGAGCTTCACTGTAG
- a CDS encoding alpha/beta hydrolase: MNSTPRLSHCLPVRFLVCILIVCCCANISLAQRPDSGSPNAESSEEGRRDRGQRGGDRRGRGGGEGESARGQRGGGGERSGGRSRTETPPVLDSEFIKTKLPSGTEYISDVVFKEVDGLDLKLDLLLPKNEAKSPLPTAIWIHGGAWMRGNKARDLHRFDQLTSRILSEGMAFVSIEYRLSGQAAFPGPVVDCSDAIAFLNRNREKYGLDTDRMIILGTSAGGHLASLIGTSLTSDASDFVTDESQPMGKILGVVDFYGPIDLVMLQTKRGEIDFENDMSPEARFLGHSPLMRPDLAQAASPITYVTKNSPPFLIFHGDLDARVPMMQSIYLNSMLKAHGVESRLVEVEGARHGDEKFDDATYNNDAIEFIRSLIH, from the coding sequence ATGAATTCCACACCCCGACTGTCCCATTGTTTGCCCGTTCGCTTCTTGGTCTGCATCCTAATCGTTTGCTGCTGCGCCAACATCAGTTTGGCTCAGCGACCCGATTCGGGATCACCCAACGCGGAGTCTTCCGAGGAGGGCCGTCGTGATCGGGGGCAACGCGGCGGCGACCGCAGGGGGCGAGGCGGCGGTGAAGGTGAGTCCGCACGCGGTCAACGCGGCGGTGGTGGAGAACGTTCCGGCGGTCGCTCACGCACTGAGACCCCACCGGTGTTGGACTCCGAATTCATCAAAACAAAACTGCCGAGCGGCACCGAGTACATCAGCGACGTTGTCTTCAAAGAAGTCGACGGTCTGGATTTGAAGCTGGATTTGTTGCTGCCCAAGAACGAAGCCAAGTCACCTCTGCCGACAGCGATCTGGATTCACGGAGGCGCTTGGATGCGTGGCAACAAAGCCCGTGACCTTCACCGATTTGATCAGCTGACGTCGCGAATTCTGTCGGAAGGAATGGCGTTCGTTTCGATCGAGTATCGCTTGTCCGGCCAAGCTGCTTTCCCAGGTCCCGTTGTGGATTGCAGCGATGCAATCGCGTTTCTGAACCGCAACCGTGAAAAGTATGGGTTGGACACGGACCGAATGATCATTTTAGGAACCTCCGCGGGTGGTCACTTGGCATCGTTGATTGGAACGAGCCTGACCAGCGACGCGTCGGATTTCGTCACTGATGAATCCCAGCCAATGGGCAAGATACTCGGTGTCGTCGATTTCTATGGTCCAATCGATTTGGTGATGTTGCAAACCAAACGAGGAGAGATCGACTTTGAGAATGACATGTCACCTGAGGCACGCTTTCTCGGGCATTCGCCATTGATGCGTCCGGATCTCGCACAGGCTGCGTCGCCGATCACCTACGTTACCAAGAACTCACCGCCCTTTCTGATCTTTCATGGCGACCTCGACGCTCGAGTTCCAATGATGCAAAGCATCTATCTGAATTCGATGCTGAAAGCTCACGGCGTTGAAAGCCGATTGGTCGAAGTCGAAGGCGCCCGCCACGGCGACGAGAAGTTTGACGACGCGACTTACAACAACGACGCCATCGAGTTCATTCGATCGCTCATCCACTGA